The Streptomyces halobius genomic interval CGGCCGGTCACCGCGATCACCCGCAGCAGCCAGTTCAGCGCGCCGAGCGTCTCGTCCAGCGCGGTGGCCAGAACCCCGCCGTGCGCCAGGCCGGGTGCGCCCTGGTGGGCCTCCTTGACGGTGAACTCGGCGAGCACGCGCACACCGTCACCGGCCCGCGCCTCCAGGTGCAGGCCGTGCGGCTGACCCGTGCCACAGCCGAAGCACCGGTCGTAGTGCGCGCCGAGGAGTTCTCCGGGCGCCGGCGCGTCGGGATGCCGGACCGGAGCGACGGCGTCCTTCGGTGGCGTCAGCCGCGGCAGCTCCGTCCTCGTTTCGTCAGTTCCACTCACGAGTGCAGACCCTACCCGCGCGCGTAACGGGCCCGCGCCGCCGTGCCAAGCTGGAGCCATGCAGTCGTACGAAGAACGCCTCACCGTGCCCCGCTCCTGGTGGGTGATCGCCGGCCTGGTCGGCGTCGCCTGTGCCCTGATGCTGCTCCCTCTCGGGACGCTGCCGATGCTCGGCGGGCTGATCGGCGGCGCGGCGCTGGCGGCGGTGGCGGCCAGCTCGTACGGCTCGGTGCGGATCCGGGTGGTCGGCGGTGCGCTGGTCGCGGGCGACGCGAGGATACCGGTGACGGCGCTGGGCGAGGCGACGGCGCTGAACGGGGACGAGGCGCTGGCGTGGCGTACGCACAAGGCCGATGCCCGTGCGTTCATGCTGCTGCGCGGCTACATTCCGACCGCGGTGCGGGTGGAGGTCGACGATCCGTCGGACCCGACGCCGTACGCGTACCTCTCGACGCGGGAGCCGGAGCGGCTGGTGGCGGCCCTGAAGGCGGTACGTGCCTAAGGAGGGGGTCGGCACGTAGTGCCGTCTTCTGGGGCGGAGGCGGGTGACGGGAGGGAGTCAGTCACCCGATCCGGGCCGGGCGGAGCCGGCCCACTTGCCCACCAGGAGGGCGTCACGCGAGGCGCCGGGCAGGACGTCCCACGGCACCCGCCGGGCGCGCAGATCCCTACGGACCCGGTCGGCGAGCTTTCTGGTGTCCCGCCGGTTCATGAACGCCCCGACGGCGGCGCCGATCATGAACGGCGCGAGGTTGGGAAGGTTGCGCAGGGTGCGCTTCATGATCTGCTGGCGCAGTTCGCGCTTCAGCTGCCCGCCGAGTGCGGCGTTCACCGTGGCCGGTTTGGTGACCTCGATGCCCCGTTCCTCGGTCCAGGACGTCAGATAGGCCGTCGCGCGCTGCTTGAGGTTCCCGGCCGGCCGCAGGCCGTAGACCTCGTGCAGCTCGGCGATCAGCTTGATCTCGACCGAGGCGACGCCGACCACCTCGGCGGCCAGCTCGGCCGGCATGGCGGGCGGTACGGGCAGCATCGCCGCCGCACCCACGCCCGCTCCGACGGTGGCACTGCCCCGGCAGGCGCCCACCACGAGCTTGTCGGCCAGTTCCTCGGGGGGCAGGCCGGGGAACTGGGCGCGCAGCGTGGCGAGGTCGCGGACCGGGATCCGCGGGGCGGTGTCGATGATCCGGTCGGCGACCGCGGCGAGCAGCCCCCGCAGCTTCGCGCGGGAGAGGGCCCCGGAACGCGCGCTCACCTTGCCGGCACCGCGCCGGACCTCGGCCGCGAGCGAGGCCGGGCGGCCCCGCCCCTGCACGGCGCGGGTGATCCGCTCCGCGGGGAAGGCGGTCGGGGCGGCGGGCACGGGCGCGGTGTCGTCGTGTGATCGTGCGCCGGCCGCCGGGCCTGTCCCGCCCTTGCGTCCCTTGCGGAACAGGTTCGCGCCTGCCACGGCGTCTGCCCGTCTCAGGCCGCGCAGTCGCGGCAGATCGGGTTGCCGTTCTTGTCCTCCGCGGCGAGCTGGCTGCGGTGGTGCACCAGGAAGCAGCTCATGCAGGTGAACTCGTCCTGCTGCTTGGGCAGAACGCGGACGGCGAGCTCCTCGTTCGAGAGGTCGGCGCCGGGCAGCTCCAGGCCCTCGGCCTGCTCGAACTCGTCGACGTCGACGGCCGAGGCGGACTTGTCGTTCCGCCGCGACTTCAGTTCCTCGATGCTGTCCTCATTGAGGTCGTCATCGGTCTTGCGTGGGGTGTCGTAATCCGTAGCCATTTGTCGCTCTCCCCCTCTGGGTGTCTGCGGTGTCTCAGCGCAGGTAACGCGTGAGAGGCCGGACTTGTGCCCGACCTGAGGCGGAGATTTTGCCTCACATCAAGGTCTGTTACTCAATCGACACCCAACCGGCCCCCTGAAGAGGTGATCGGTTTGGATGGCGATCAGGACCGTACACGGTCCGAATGTCGCACCTCGCGCAGCCCATCACGTGTACTTCCCGTGATCAGGGCCTTGGGAAACCAGGATTTTCCCGGCTTTCCACCAGGCGGTTTGATCACAGAACGTAGATGGCCGGAAATTCGCGGCTGTGAGGGATCACACACGATCAAGGTGGCCGGCGGACCGGCCGAATTCCGCGCAAAGCGAACTTGGCGAAGGATCCCCGCCGACCCACCCTCTCGTCAAACCGGCGGCAGGTCGCCGGACGGCGGCGCGGCGGGCGATCGTACGCACAGAAGTCCTACGGGGCGCCGGGGCCGCGCGGCGTTCACGGCCCGTACAGCCCCATACCGTTCCGTTACCGTCCCCGCCCTCCCGTCAGAGCGGCAGGACGACCCGCACCACCAGCCCGCCGCCTTCGCGGGGCTCGGCGGTGATGGCGCCGTCGTGCGCCCGCACCACGGACTTCACGATGGACAGCCCCAGACCGACGCCCTTGTCGCTGCCGGTCCGCTCGGTGCGCAGCCGCCGGAAGGGCTCGAAGAGATTCTCGATCTCGTAGGCGGGGACCACGGGGCCGGTGTTGGTGACCACCAGCACCGCGCAACCGGGCTGCGGCTCGGTGGTGACCTCGACCCAGCCCTCCTCGGGAACGTTGTAGCGCACCGCGTTCTGCACGAGGTTCAGCGCGATCCGCTCCAGCAGCACACCGTTGCCCTGGACGAAGACCTGCTGACGGACCCCGCGCAACGCCACGCCCTTGGTGTGCGCCTCCTCGCGGGTCTGCTCGACCGCCTGCGCCGCGACCTCCGACAGATCCACGGGCTTCTTGTCGACGACCTTGTTCTCACTGCGGGCGAGCAGCAGCAGCCCCTCCACCAGCTGCTCACTGCGCTCGTTCGTCGCCAGCAGCGTCTTGCCCAGCTGCGCCAGCTCCGGGGACGCGTCCGGATCGGCGAGCTGGACCTCCAGCAGCGTGCGGTTGATCGCCAACGGGGTACGCAGCTCGTGCGAAGCGTTGGAGACAAAGCGACGCTGCGACTCGAAGGCCCGGTCCAGCCGGTCCAGCATCTCGTCGAACGTATCGGCCAGCTCCTTGAGCTCATCGTCCGGACCGCCCAGCTCGATCCGGCGGTGCAGATCCGAGCCGGCCACCCGCTGCGCGGTCCGCGTGATCCGGCCCAGCGGCGACAGCACCCGCCCCGCCATCGCGTACCCGAACGCGAACGCCACCACGGTCAGCCCCATCAGCGCCATCAGCGAGCGCTGGAGCAGGGTGTCGAGGGCGGCCGCCCGCTGGTGCAGCAGACACTGACTGACCTCGCTGTTCAGCTGCGGGATGTCCCCCACCGCGGTCAGCCCGGGACAGGTGCTGCTGTAGATCTCCAGCTGCTTCGCGCCCACGATCTTGAAGGGCAGTTGGTTTCCGGCGCTCAGCGCGTTCGCGGCCAGCATGTAGATGATCGTGAGCAGCACGATGCCGGCCATCAGGAACATGCCGCCGTACAGCAGCGTGAGCCTTATCCGGATGGTCGGCCGCAGCCAGGGGAAGGGCCGGACATTGACCGGCTTGGGGTCCCAGGTGGGCTTGGGCGGAGCGGCGGGCGGCGGGGTGGACGCCGCCTTGGAGAACGAGGGCAGGGAGGGCATCGCCGGTCAGATCCGGTATCCCGAGCCGGGGACGGTGACGATCACCGCGGGTTCGCCGAGTTTGCGGCGCAGCGTCATGACCGTGACCCGTACGACGTTGGTGAACGGATCGGTGTTCTCGTCCCAGGCTTTCTCCAGAAGCTGTTCGGCCGAGACGACCGTGCCCTCGCTGCGCATCAGGACCTCCAGGACCGCGAACTCCTTCGGCGCGAGCTGCACCTCCCGGCCGTCGCGGAAGACCTCACGGCGGTTGGGGTCGAGCTTGATACCGGCCCGCTCCAGGACGGGCGGCAGCGCGACGGTGGTCCGCCGTCCCAGGGCGCGTACCCGGGCGGTCAGCTCGGTGAAGGCGAACGGCTTGGGCAGATAGTCGTCCGCGCCGATCTCCAGGCCCTCCACGCGGTCGCTGACGTCGCCGGAGGCGGTGAGCATCAGGACGCGGGTCGGCATACCCAGTTCGACGATCTTGCGGCAGACGTCGTCGCCGTGGACCAGCGGGAGGTCGCGGTCGAGGACGATCACGTCGTAGTCGTTGACCTCGATCCGTTCCAGGGCGGCCGCGCCGTCGTAGACCACGTCGACGGCCATGGCCTCCCGGCGCAGTCCGGTGGCCACCGCATCGGCGAGCAGCTGCTCGTCCTCGACGACGAGAACACGCACGTCGCTAGTCCTTCCTCAGGGCCCTCTCGGGCAGGGCACAACAATGTCTCGGAGCCCTTCCATCCTGCCCCGTAGAGCCATAAACCGGCAGTAAGAGGGGTGCGGAGGGGCGGAGCCGGATTCCGTCGGCCTGATCGGCGGGATTCCTCCACGGGTTGAGGTTTCCCTGAGGTTGCGGGTGGGGAGGACGACTGCACACCCGCGATCACGCCCTGTACGGCGCCACGCCACGACCCGGTCCACCGCAGGGGCAACGCCGTGATCACCCACCCGTCGGCACACCCCCGTGCCACCGACCCACGACGAGGGGGCGCACCATGGACGCGTTCACCGCAGGCATTCTGCAGCGCATAAAGAACACCGAAGCCGATCTGGACCGGGCCCGCGCGGCCGGCGACGACTTCCTCGCCGAGGTCGAGCAGGGCGAGCTGGAGGACCTGCAGCGCCTGGCCGTCGAGCACGGCGTCAAGGTCGGGGTCAGCAGCGTCTGATTCCCCGGCGCTCGGACATCGGCGCCCCGGCACCGCGTGGACGGTGCCGGGGCGCTGTCGTGTCCGCTACCGCGTCGCGGTCAGTCGTGCCAGGCGCCGAGTTCGTCCAGGAGCGGCTGGAGCTCCTCGAAGACGGCCGGGGAGGCGGCGACGGTCAGCTCGTGGGAGGCCGGCTCGCCGGGACGGCCCCCGGTGAGCGCACCGGCCTCACGGGCGATCAGCGCACCGGCCGCCAGGTCCCACGGATTGAGGCCGCGCTCGTAGTAGGCGTCGAGCCGGCCGCAGGCCACATCGCACAGGTCGATCGCGGCCGAGCCGCCGCGCCGGATGTCGCGCACCCTCGGGATGAGCGTGCGCACCACGTCCGCCTGGGCGGCCCGGCGCTCGGCGAGGTAGCCGAAGCCGGTGCCGACCAGCGCCTGGGAGAGCGGCGGCGCGGGCCGGTGGTGGACGCGCTCGCCGTTGTTGAACGCGCCGCGGCCGAGGACGGCCCGGTACGTCTCGCCGCGCATCGGGGCGGCGACGACCCCGACGACCGTCTCGCCGTCCTTCTCCGCCGCGATGGACACGGCCCAGGAGGGCAGCCCGTAGAGGTAGTTGACGGTGCCGTCGACCGGGTCGATGACCCAGCGCACACCGCTGCTGCCGGCGACGCTGGCGCCCTCCTCCCCCAGGAAGCCGTCGTCGGGCCGGTGCTCGGCGATGAAGCCGGTGATCAGCTTCTCGGAGGCGAGGTCCATCTCCGTGACGACGTCGATGGGGCTGGTCTTGGTGGCGGCCACGCCCAGGTCGGCGGGCCGGCCGTCGCGCAGCAGCGTTCCGGCGCGGCGGGCGGCCTCCAGGGCCAGTTCGAGGAGTTCGTCGTACAGCGGATCGTCGGACGCGGACGGTCCGGGCTTCTGTGGGTCGGGCACGTTGCTCCTTGCTCGGACGAGCGGTGGTCAGGGGGCGGCGGGGTGTCCGTCGGACTCCCGCCGGCAGGACCTACGAGGCGGGCGCCTGGGCTTCCGCGACCGGGCCCTCCCAGTCCGCGCCGGCGGCGGCCGGGCGCGGGGTCCGGGCGGGGCAGCAGCCGACCGGGCACAGGTCGTGCGAGGCGGCGAGGGCGCCCAGTGCGCAGCGCTCCGGGGAGCGGCCCCGTTCGGTCGCGGCACGCTCCAGGAGGAGGTCGCGGACGGCCGCGGCGAAGCGCGGGTCGGCGCCGACCGTGGCCGACCTGGCGACCGGCAGCCCCAGCTCCGCGGCCTTGGCGGTGGCCTCGGTGTCGAGGTCGTACCTGACCTCCATGTGGTCCGAGACGAATCCGATGGGGGCCATGACGACGGCGGGGACGCCCGCGCGGTGCGCCTCCTCCAGGTGGTCGCAGATGTCCGGCTCCAGCCAGGGGATGTGCGGGGCGCCGCTGCGGGACTGGTAGACGAGCTTCCAGGGGTGCTCCACACCGGTCTCCGCGCACACCGCGTCCGCAATCACCCGCGCCACGTCCAGGTGCTGGGCGACATACGCACCGCCCTCGCCGTCCCGGGTGTGGTCGGCGGGCGGGCCCGAGGTGTCGGCGGCGGCCGTCGGGATCGAGTGCGTGGTGAACGCGATATGGGCGCCGGCCCGCACGTCCTCGGGCAGTCCGGCGAGCGAGGCCAGCACGGCGTCGGCCATCGGGCGGACGAAGCCGGGGTGGTTGAAGTAGTGCCGGAGCTTGTCGACCCGGGGAACCGGCAGGCCCTCGGCCTGGAGGACGGCGAGCGCGTCGGCGAGGTTCTCGCGGTACTGGCGGCAGCCCGAGTACGAGGCGTACGCGCTGGTGGCCAAAACGGCGATACGGCGGTGACCGTCGTTGACCATGGTGCGCAGGGTGTCGGTCAGATACGGCGCCCAGTTGCGGTTGCCCCAGTAGACCGGCAGATCCAGGCCGTGCTCGGCGAAGTCCTCGCGCAGCGCGTCCAGCAGCTCACGGTTCTGCGCGTTGATGGGACTCACGCCGCCGAACAGAAAGTAGTGCTGCCCCACCTCCTTGAGGCGCTCTGTGGGGATGCCGCGGCCGCGGGTGACGTTCTCCAGGAACGGGACGACGTCGTCGGGGCCTTCGGGGCCGCCGAAGGACAGCAACAGCAGGGCGTCATAGGGGCTGGGGTCCCCTGCGGGGCGACTCAAGGGAGCTTCGCGCTGTTCGGGCATGTCGTCGATCCTGCCACCCCTGCCCCGGACAGGGCGGGCAGACCCCTGCGTGCCGTGGGTGCGGGCGGCCCGGTACGGCCGGTGTCACGGAGGGCGAAAAATCGGGAGCATCCGGTGACCCACCGCCCGTAAGCTGTATCGGCCCGAGTCATCCCTTACCGATTTTTCGGTCCTCACCGGCGGAGCACCCGTTGCCCAGTCCCTACCGCGCCATATTCGGCCGCCCCGGCACCATGTCGTTCTCCGCCGCCGGGTTCCTGGGCCGTCTGCCGCTGTCGATGATGAGCATCGGCGTCGTCACGATGATCTCCCAGCTGACCGGGCGCTACGGGCTGGCGGGAGCGCTGTCCGCGACGCTCGCGCTGTCCGCCGCGGTGATCGGCCCGCAGATCTCGCGGCTGGTCGACCGGCACGGCCAGCGCCGGGTGCTGCGCCCGGCCACCCTGGTCTCGCTCACGGCGGTCGCCGGTCTGCTGCTGAGCGCACAACAGGGCCGGCCGGACTGGACGCTGTTCGTCTTCTCGGCCGGTGCGGGCTGTGTGCCGAGCATCGGCTCGATGATCCGGGCGCGCTGGGCGGAGATCTACCGTGGCTCCCCGCGCGTCCTGCACACCGCGTACGCGTGGGAGTCGATCGTCGACGAGGTGTGCTTCATCGTCGGCCCCATCGTGTCCATCGGGCTGTCCACCGCCTGGTTCCCGGAGGCCGGGCCGCTGCTGGCCGCCGGCTTCCTGGCCGCCGGCGTCTTCTGGCTGACGGCGCAGCGCGCCACGGAGCCGGTGCCGCAGCCGCGCGAGCAGCGCTCCGAGGGCTCCGCGCTGCGCTCGCCTGGGCTCCAGGTGCTGGTGGTGACGTTTGTGGCAACCGGCGCGATCTTCGGGGCGATCGATGTGGTGACCGTCGCGTTCGCCGAGGAGGCGGGCCACAAGGCGGCCGCCAGCCTGGTGCTCGCGGTCTACGCGCTCGGCTCGTGCGTCGCCGGAGCCGTCTTCGGGCTGCTGCACCTCACGGGGCACGCCGCCCGCCGCTGGGTGATCGGTGTCGGTGCGATGGCCGTGAGCATGGTGCCGCTGCAGCTGACCGGTTCCCTGCCGGTACTGGCGGTGATGCTGTTCGTCGCGGGGCTGGCCATCGCGCCGACGATGGTGACCACCATGGCGCTGGTCGAGGAGCATGTGCCGCGGTCTCAGCTGACCGAGGGCATGACGTGGACCAGCACCGGACTCGCGGTGGGCGTCGCGCTCGGTTCGTCGGCGGCCGGCTCGGTCGTCGACGCCGCCGGGGCGGGACGCGGCTACCTCGTGCCCCTTGCGGCGGGGGCGCTGGCCGCGCTGGTGGCGGTCGCGGGCTACCGCAGGCTCCGGCCGCGTCCTGCGACGCCGTCGGCGGCGGTCGCGGAAGGCGGCCCGGCCGCGCGGCCGCGGGACGCGCACAGCGAGTCGCCCTGCTGACGCCCGTACGCGACCGGGCGTCATCGCACGCCACGGCGGTGTTCTCCGTTACCGGCGGTAGGCCATGCCATGGAGCCGAACCACTCCGGACCGCCCCTTGATCATGTGATTCCTGTCACCCCGCCTGGATGTCGCGTCGGTGGCTGACATCATGCGCACACACCAGCGGCCGCCGAACACGGCGGGCCCGTGCGGAGGGAGGGGACGTCACCATGGCAGTCAGCAATGCCGTCGGCGGCTCGGGAGGGCACGGCGCGACCACGTCACCACCACGGCCGTGGCGCAACTGGGCGGGCAATGTCACCGCACGGCCCGCACGGACCGTGGCCCCCGCGAGCACGGAGGAGCTGGCGGCCGCCGTCCGCTCCGCCGCCGAGGACGGGCTGACGGTCAAGGCCGCCGGCACCGGCCACTCCTTCACCGGGGTGACCGCCACCGACGGACTGCTGATCCGCCCCGAGCGGCTCACCGGCGTACGGAAGGTCGACCGCGCCGCCGGGACGGTGACAGTGGCCGCCGGCACTCCGCTCAAGCGCCTCAACGAGACGCTGGCCGCGCACGGACTGTCGCTGACCAACATGGGCGACATCATGGAACAGACCGTCTCCGGGGCCGCCGCCACCGGCACCCACGGGACCGGCCGCGACTCCGCCTCGGTCGCCGCCCAGATCACCGGCCTCGAACTGGTCACCGCCGACGGCACGGTCCGCACCTGCTCCGCAGGGCAGAACCCGGAGGTCTTCGCCGCGGCCCGGCTCGGCCTGGGCGCGCTGGGCGTGATCACCGAGCTCACCTTCGCCGTGGAACCGGAGTTCCTGTTGACGGCCCGCGAGGAGCCGATGCAGTTCGACGAGGTGACCGGCCGGTTCGACGAGCTGATCGCCGAGAACGAACACTTCGAGTTCTACTGGTTCCCGCACACCGGCAACTGCAACACCAAGCGCAACAACCGCAGCCAGGGCCCGGCCGCGCCGCCCGGCAAGGTCAGCGGCTGGGTCGAGGACGAGCTGCTCTCCAACGGTGTCTTCCAAGCGGCCTGTGCCGTCGGCCGGGCGTTCCCGGCGGCGATACCGGGCATCGCCAAGATCTCCAGCCAAGTGCTCTCGGCCCGTACGTACACCGACATCCCGTACAAGGTGTTCACCTCGCCGCGCCGGGTGCGGTTCCTGGAGATGGAGTACGCGGTGCCGCGCGAGGCCGCCGTCGCGGCGCTGGGCGAGCTGCGGGCGATGGTCGCACGCTCGGGCCTCAGGGTCGGCTTCCCGGTGGAGGTGCGGACCGCGCCGGCCGACGACATCCCGCTGTCCACCGCCTCGGGCCGGGACACCGCCTATATCGCCGTGCACATGTACCGGGGGACGCCGTACCAGGCGTATTTCGCGGCCACCGAACGGATCATGACGGCGCACGGCGGGCGCCCGCACTGGGGAAAGCTGCACACCAAGGACGCCGGCTACCTGGCGGACGCCTACCCCCGCTTCGCCGAGTTCCGCACGCTGCGTGACCGCCTGGACCCCGAGCGACGGTTCACCAACGACTATCTGCGGCGGGTCCTGGGCGACTGACCGCCGCCCGGCACATACAGCCGCGCCCCGGCGCCCGCCTCGGGCACCGGGGCGCGGCCCTGGCCGGTCCGCCCCGTATCAGGAGGCGTGCGGATCCGGGCTCTGCTGGGATTCGGAGTTCTCCTGCTCCTGCTGGGCCCCCGTCCCCTTGTCCTGGCCACCGTTCGAGCCGTCGCCGGAGTCGTCACCCGTACCGGAGCGGCTCGGGGACGGCGCCCCGGACGGGGACGTCTCGGGGTCCGGCGAGGTCTCGCCGCCGCCGGACGGTGTCGGCGTCGGGGACGGCGTGCCACGGCCCGGGTCACTGCCGGTCCGGCCGGGGTCACCGGGATCCGTGGACGGCTCGCGGGTGCCACCGCTCGTGCCGTTGCCGGTGGAGTGGCCGGGATCGGGCGTCTGCGGGGTGCCGGGCTGGTGCCGGCCGGAGCCGCCGCCGGTGATGAGCCGCCCCAGGGTGGTGCCCTTGCCGCCGCTCGGCGTCCGATCGGTGATCAGCTCGGTGGCGGTCACCGCGCCCATGGCGAGGACGAACACCGCGAGCGCGCCGAGCGCCGACCGCTTCCAGCCACGCAGCCGGGTGCCGTACGTCGTGGAGTTGACCTCCTCGACGTCCGCCGTCCCGTGGTCAGCGGACGTGCGGCCGGCCGGGCGGGGAGCCTCCTGGCGCAGTGCCATGGTCGCCTCGTCGAGGCGCGGCACCAGCTGCGTCTTGTCGGTGGGCCGTGCGTCACCGGGGAGCCCGCCCCGCGGGATCGGCTGGGTACGGTCCGTGCCCGGACCGGGGTTCCTGTCCGCGACGGACGTGATCGTGTCCGGCGCGCCCTGTTCCTCGAAGGTGGGCAGCACCATGGTGGGGTCGGCGCGGCGCGCGTCCCGTGGTGTGGATCGTGAGTGGGAATCGTCGGGATCGGAGCGGCGGCGCGGGACGCGGCGCGGCTTCGGCCGGGTGGTGACCGTGGCTTCCTTGAGCTGCTCGCCGGTGCGCCGGAACAGATGCTGGAATATCGAACCGCCGGTCGTGGCCACGACACTGACCACACCCGCGCCGATGATGGTTCCGTAGAGGCTGAACTGCCCCGCGAGATACGCGGCGACGGCCGCCGCGAGGGCGCTGCCCGCGACCTGAGCCAGACTCAGGTCGATCCGCTTCTCCTTCTTCTTCGTATCGCTCTTCTTCGTATCGCTTTCGGATTCTTCGCCCATCTCCTACCTTTGGTTGCCCCTTCGATCCGTCTTGCACAGAGAAGGGACCATTTGGCGGAGTGAGTAGTTCCGAAACTGGGGGATCTGTGAACCTCGCCACCTGCGCCGCAGGTAGAGAGGTCGACAAGACGACTCAACTCCGTTGTCCCACCAGAAACTCGGCGGCGCGGCGGTGCACCTCGGTGGCCCGAATGGAGTACTGTGGCGAGCCCTGGCCCCGGTTCCCGTCGGGCTGCCCGGACTCGCGGGAGAGGGCCCTGAAGGCGGCACTCGCCCAGGGGCGCCGCCGCTCGGTACGGGTGATCGGTAACAGGGCAAGCGGCATGGTCACCGAGCGTTGCGAACTGGTAACCGTGTCATAACGGCGTTTCTGGGCCAAGCCACGACACGCCGGGTAACTCGGCAATGTTGTGGCAGGCTGCACCCGGGCAGGCCACACTCGACTAGCGGAAGCAGCGACGCACGTGACGTCGGCAGGCACCACCCGGGAGGTCCCCATGCCCGAACTGCGTGTCGTGGCCGTCTCCAACGACGGCACACGGCTGGTGCTCAAAGCTGCGGACAGCACCGAGTACACGCTTCCCATCGACGAACGGCTGCGCGCCGCTGTCCGCAATGACCGTGCGCGGCTGGGCCAGATCGAGATCGAGGTGGAGAGCCACCTCCGCCCGCGGGACATCCAGGCGCGGATACGAGCCGGTTCCTCCGCTGAGGAGGTCGCACAGCTCGCCGGCATCCCCGTCGACCGGGTGCGCCGCTTCGAGGGCCCGGTGCTCGCGGAGCGCGCGTTCATGGCCGAGCGGGCCCGCAAGACCCCGGTACGGCGCCCCGGCGAGAACACCGGCCCGCAGCTCGGCGAGGCGGTCGCGGAGCGGCTGCTGATGCGCGGCGCCGACAAGGAGAGCGTCCAGTGGGACTCCTGGCGCCGGGACGACGGCACCTGGGAGGTGCTGCTGGTCTACCGCGTCGCGGCCGAACCGCACTCGGCGAGCTGGACGTACGACCCGCCGCGACGACTCGTCCAGGCCGTCGACGACGAGGCGCGGGCGCTGATCGGCGAGAGCGACGACACGCCCGAGCCGAGCTTCCCGTTCGTGCCCCGGATCGCGCGGCTGCCGCGTGATCGGCCGCTGGACCGCGCCCTGGACCGACAGAGCCCGGACCGTGCCGACCGCGCGGGCGCCGGCGGCGAGGAGACCGAGCCGCGGGACGCCGAGGAGGGCAACGGTGAGCGGGAGCGCGAGCGGGATTCGCTGACCAGCCTGCTGGAGGCGGTGCCGAGCTTCCGTGGCGACATGGTCGTCCCGGAGACCACCAAGGCGCCGCAGAGCGAGGAACCGGCCGACGAGGCCGAGGTCGAGGAGCCGCCCGCGGCCAGCGCCGGGGCCGGTTCCGCGTACGCCGATGTGCTGATGCCCAGGGCGGTGGCAGGTCATCGCGACCGGCTGACCGGGACGACGGACCGGCAGGCCGAGGCGGACGGCGTACGGCCGGGCCGCCGGGCCGCGGTGCCGAGCTGGGACGAGATCGTCTTCGGCACCCGGCGCAAGAAGCCGGAGTAACGGGCCGCGCCTGCGGAGAAACGACCCGTCCGGCCGCCCCGCTTCCAGGGGCGGCCGGACGTCGTGGTGCGGGGAGGCCCATCCAGGGGCCCGGCGGGGGCTCAGCCCGGCTGCGGGCCGGTGGCCAC includes:
- a CDS encoding D-arabinono-1,4-lactone oxidase, whose product is MAVSNAVGGSGGHGATTSPPRPWRNWAGNVTARPARTVAPASTEELAAAVRSAAEDGLTVKAAGTGHSFTGVTATDGLLIRPERLTGVRKVDRAAGTVTVAAGTPLKRLNETLAAHGLSLTNMGDIMEQTVSGAAATGTHGTGRDSASVAAQITGLELVTADGTVRTCSAGQNPEVFAAARLGLGALGVITELTFAVEPEFLLTAREEPMQFDEVTGRFDELIAENEHFEFYWFPHTGNCNTKRNNRSQGPAAPPGKVSGWVEDELLSNGVFQAACAVGRAFPAAIPGIAKISSQVLSARTYTDIPYKVFTSPRRVRFLEMEYAVPREAAVAALGELRAMVARSGLRVGFPVEVRTAPADDIPLSTASGRDTAYIAVHMYRGTPYQAYFAATERIMTAHGGRPHWGKLHTKDAGYLADAYPRFAEFRTLRDRLDPERRFTNDYLRRVLGD
- the sepH gene encoding septation protein SepH, whose product is MPELRVVAVSNDGTRLVLKAADSTEYTLPIDERLRAAVRNDRARLGQIEIEVESHLRPRDIQARIRAGSSAEEVAQLAGIPVDRVRRFEGPVLAERAFMAERARKTPVRRPGENTGPQLGEAVAERLLMRGADKESVQWDSWRRDDGTWEVLLVYRVAAEPHSASWTYDPPRRLVQAVDDEARALIGESDDTPEPSFPFVPRIARLPRDRPLDRALDRQSPDRADRAGAGGEETEPRDAEEGNGERERERDSLTSLLEAVPSFRGDMVVPETTKAPQSEEPADEAEVEEPPAASAGAGSAYADVLMPRAVAGHRDRLTGTTDRQAEADGVRPGRRAAVPSWDEIVFGTRRKKPE